GCACGCACCGCTCGGAGATCACGACCGTGTTCCTCGACATCGCCGGCCCGCACCCGATGCAGGCGTCGCCCGGCGACCTGCTCGCCGCGCTCGACGCCTAGCTTCTCCGGCGGGGCGAGCGGATGCCCCTGAGCCGGCCGCGCCCGTGAGCCGAGCCGGCGTCAGAACACCGCGTCGAGCTCCTGCTCCCGGGCGGATGCCCGGGTCATGAGCGCGTGCTCGACGGCCGCCTTGACGCTGCCGACCTCGTCGTCGATGAGGCGGCGGTAGCCGAGCCGTCGTGCCTCGGCGGCGCGCTGCCGGGCGGCCGCGACCGGCCGCACCTCGCCGGCGAGGCTGATCTCGCCGACCGCGGCGATCTCGGCCAGCACCGCGCGGTCGCTCATCGCGCTCGCGATGGCCACCGCGATCGCGAGGTCGGCGCCCGGCTCGGCGAGCCGCACCCCGCCGACCGTCGAGACGTACACGTCGTGCGCGCCGAGCCGCGAGTACCCCGCCCGCCGCTCGAGCACCGCGATGATCATGGCCACCCGAGACGAGTCGACGCCGCTCACCACGCGCCGCGGCTGGGGCGCGTTGGTCGAGACGACGAGCGCCTGCACCTCGACCGGCAGCGCGCGCCGGCCCTCGAGCGCCACGGTCACGCAGGTGCCGCTCACCGCGACCCGCGACCGCGAGAGGAACAGTCCGCTCGGGTCGGGCACCTCGCTGATGCCCTCGCCGGTCATCTCGAAGCAGCCGACCTCGTCGGTCGGGCCGAACCGGTTCTTGAGCGCGCGCACGAAGCGCAGCGCCGTGTGCCGGTCGCCCTCGAACTGGCAGACGACGTCGACGAGATGCTCGAGCAGTCGCGGGCCCGCGATGGAGCCGTCCTTCGTGACGTGCCCGACGAGCAGCACCGGGAGGTGTCGCTGCTTCGCGAGCCGGATGAGCGTGGACGCGACCTCGCGCACCTGGCTCGGCTGCCCGGCGACGCCGTCGGACTCGGCGCTCGACACGGTCTGCACCGAGTCGACGATGAGCAGGTCGGGCTCGACCGCGTCGACCTGCCCGAGCACGGTCGCGAGGTCGGTCTCGGATGCGAGGAAGAGCGTGTCGTGCAGCGCACCCGTGCGCTCGGCGCGCAGGCGCACCTGCGCAACCGACTCCTCGGCGCTCACGTACAGCACACGGCGGCCGGATGCAGCGGCGCGCGCCGCGACCTCGAGCAGCAGCGTCGACTTGCCGACGCCCGGCTCGCCGCTCAGCAGGATGGCCGCGCCCGGCACGATGCCGCCGCCCAGCACGCGGTCGAATTCGCCGACGCCCGTCGGGCGATGCCGCGAATCCTCGGCCGCCGCCTCGGTGATGGGCCGGGCTCGCGAGGCATCCGCCACCGCCGCCGGCCGCACGGCCTTCGCCTCGGCCGCAGCAGCGCCGTGCTCGACGACGGTGCCCCACTGCTGGCACTCGCCGCAGCGGCCCACCCACTTGACCGTCGTCCAGCCGCACTCGGAGCAGCGGAACGACGTGGAGGGGCGGGCCATGCTGCGAGTGTAGGCGCGGCCCCCGACAGCCGGCGCGAGGCGCTGCGCGTGCCGCCCGGGCCCTGCGGCATCCGCCCTCGTTTTGGCGCAGCGCGCCGTCGCGGTTACGATAGTCGGCGGTACCGTGTCCGAGCGGCCTAAGGTGCAACTCTCGAAAAGTTGTGTGGGTGAAAGCCCACCGTGGGTTCAAATCCCACCGGTACCGCTCCAGAAACCCCCTCCTCGGAGGGGGTTTCGTCGTTCCCGTGGATGGGTTCAGCGGCGGAGGTCGTCCGGGTCGATCGTGGGGAGCTGCCCGGTGGGCGGCGCGTTGTAGACGAACGTCGGCACGCCCCAGCCCGTGAGCACCGAGACGATGCGGATCGTGGGGATGATCACGATCGGCACCCAGAACACGACCAGCTCGGGCACGTCGAGCTCGAGCAGCAGCACG
This portion of the Agromyces rhizosphaerae genome encodes:
- the radA gene encoding DNA repair protein RadA, whose protein sequence is MARPSTSFRCSECGWTTVKWVGRCGECQQWGTVVEHGAAAAEAKAVRPAAVADASRARPITEAAAEDSRHRPTGVGEFDRVLGGGIVPGAAILLSGEPGVGKSTLLLEVAARAAASGRRVLYVSAEESVAQVRLRAERTGALHDTLFLASETDLATVLGQVDAVEPDLLIVDSVQTVSSAESDGVAGQPSQVREVASTLIRLAKQRHLPVLLVGHVTKDGSIAGPRLLEHLVDVVCQFEGDRHTALRFVRALKNRFGPTDEVGCFEMTGEGISEVPDPSGLFLSRSRVAVSGTCVTVALEGRRALPVEVQALVVSTNAPQPRRVVSGVDSSRVAMIIAVLERRAGYSRLGAHDVYVSTVGGVRLAEPGADLAIAVAIASAMSDRAVLAEIAAVGEISLAGEVRPVAAARQRAAEARRLGYRRLIDDEVGSVKAAVEHALMTRASAREQELDAVF